From the Erythrolamprus reginae isolate rEryReg1 chromosome Z, rEryReg1.hap1, whole genome shotgun sequence genome, one window contains:
- the LOC139153867 gene encoding Golgi-associated RAB2 interactor protein 6-like translates to MLRSRLSSVSSAGDYGKGLFGGKMGPLQKQLWHGEYDLLKFAPMLESDFVQINKRGEVIDVHNQIQTMTVAVACTSPSLLVPNVLLLARPLFPLEESLPKIKSLFHPRHPVKKYELTRLFPLCLVRISVHNPKKMQLRFKLASGRTFYLQLCPQPNAQEDIFGLWIKVVNMLRPPLDLNIKSHRKAKREAARPKSPAGSLNVEEKVSVQSVYLASESLSLIHEEVTGRESLIASIESLPSSQGPSWSPIASEEKIFDLDSYPLAGGMRSPPQPFERPPSHKSRGSRKERAGSSASSKRYLI, encoded by the exons ATGCTACGTTCCCGGCTGTCCAGTGTCTCATCAGCAGGAGACTATGGCAAAGGACTTTTTGGCGGGAAAATGGGACCTTTGCAAAAACAGCTTTGGCATGGAGAATACGACTTACTGAAGTTTGCTCCCATGTTGGAAAGTGACTTTGTGCAG ATTAACAAGCGAGGAGAAGTGATTGATGTGCACAATCAAATTCAGACAATGACTGTTGCAGTAGCCTGCACAAGCCCCAGTCTGCTGGTCCCCAATGTATTACTTCTGGCTCGTCCCCTCTTTCCCCTTGAAGAGTCTCTTCCAAAGATTAAATCCTTATTTCATCCACGCCACCCAGTTAAGAAATATGAGCTCACCAG gctctttcctcTGTGTCTGGTTAGGATCTCAGTCCACAATCCAAAGAAGATGCAGCTACGATTCAAGTTGGCAAGTGGCCGTACTTTTTACCTGCAGCTTTGTCCCCAGCCCAATGCCCAGGAAGATATCTTTGGCCTATGGATCAAAGTTGTCAATATGCTGCGACCACCTTTAGACTTGAACATAAAATCTCACCGCAAGGCCAAACGTGAAGCCGCCAGGCCAAAG AGTCCAGCAGGATCCTTAAATGTAGAAGAAAAAGTGAGTGTACAGAGTGTATACTTAGCATCTGAAAGTCTCAGCCTTATTCATGAAGAGGTTACAGGCAGAGAAAGTCTGATAGCGTCCATAGAGAGCCTGCCAAGCTCCCAAGGGCCAAGCTGGTCTCCCATTGCCAGTGAAGAAAAGATATTCGACTTGGACAGCTACCCGCTGGCAGGTGGAATGAGGTCACCGCCACAGCCTTTTGAAAGACCTCCCAGTCACAAGAGCCGAGGCAGCAGGAAGGAGAGGGCTGGAAGCAGTGCTTCTTCAAAGAGGTATCTGATTTAA